A part of Gambusia affinis linkage group LG19, SWU_Gaff_1.0, whole genome shotgun sequence genomic DNA contains:
- the dnaja3a gene encoding dnaJ heat shock protein family (Hsp40) member A3a isoform X1: protein MMASSAVRSSSRWITVIVSSGPRRAAGFVLSSDHGSLRSFSTVGAEKLWRGASLFCGGTGKALTLRGVSDLKLPHGLYTLSFHTSTSSSSKQDFYQILGVPRTASQKEIKKAYYQMAKKYHPDTNKEDPQAKEKFAQLAEAYEVLSDEGKRKQYDTYGTAGFEAGQAGGGQQYWSGQASHVDPEELFRKIFGEFSGGRGFGDFNAIFDQPQEYIMELTFTQAAKGVNKEMSVNIEATCGRCDGKGHEPGTKVQHCHHCNGSGMETINTGPFVMRSTCRRCGGKGTVISTPCNTCRGSGQTKQRKTVVVPVPAGVEDGQTVRMPVGKKEIFITFRVQKSPVFRREGADIHSDLYVSVAQAILGGTARTQGLYETLNLSIPAGVQTDQRIRLSGKGIARVSGYGFGDHYIHVKVKIPKTLTDRQKSLLTSFAEDETDVEGTVNGVTNTSTGKRSSWS, encoded by the exons ATGATGGCGTCCTCGGCCGTTCGCAGCTCCTCACGCTGGATTACAGTCATCGTGTCCTCTGGACCTCGAAGAGCTGCCGGTTTCGTTCTGTCTTCTGACCATGGAAGCCTCCGGAGTTTTTCTACTGTGGGAGCTGAGAAGTTGTGGCGTGGGGCGAGCTTGTTTTGCGGTGGAACAGGAAAAGCGTTGACATTGAGAGGGGTGTCAG ATCTGAAGTTGCCCCATGGTCTCTACACGCTGTCCTTCCATACAAGCACATCTTCTAGCAGCAAGCAGGATTTCTATCAGATTCTTGGAGTCCCTCGCACCGCATCCCAAAAGGAGATCAAGAAAGCCTACTACCAG ATGGCCAAAAAGTACCACCCAGACACAAACAAAGAGGACCcgcaagcaaaagaaaaatttgcaCAGTTGGCTGAAGCATACGAG GTGCTTAGCGACGAAGGGAAGCGGAAGCAGTACGACACATACGGTACAGCGGGCTTTGAGGCGGGTCAGGCTGGAGGAGGGCAGCAGTACTGGAGTGGACAGGCCAGCCATGTGGACCCGGAGGAGCTTTTCCGCAAAATCTTTGGAGAATTCTCTGGAGGCCGTGGCTTCGGAGACTTCAACGCCATATTTGATCAGCCACAGGAG TACATCATGGAGCTGACGTTCACTCAGGCAGCAAAGGGAGTGAATAAGGAGATGTCTGTTAACATAGAGGCAACATGCGGGCGCTGCGATGGGAAAGGCCACGAGCCGGGGACTAAGGTTCAGCACTGCCACCACTGTAATGGCTCAGGCATG GAAACAATAAACACAGGACCATTTGTGATGCGCTCTACATGCCGGCGCTGCGGGGGGAAAGGTACAGTTATTTCAACTCCCTGTAACACCTGCCGTGGATCTGGACAAACCAAGCAGAGGAAGACTGTGGTTGTTCCTGTTCCTGCAG GAGTGGAGGATGGTCAGACAGTCAGAATGCCAGtcggaaagaaagaaatcttcATAACATTTCGG GTCCAAAAGAGTCCTGTGTTCAGGAGGGAAGGTGCAGACATTCACTCTGATCTTTACGTCTCTGTGGCTCAAGCCATTCTGGGAGGCACAGCAAGAACACAAGGGCTTTATGAAACGCTTAATTTGTCA ATCCCTGCAGGTGTCCAAACTGACCAGAGGATCCGACTGTCAGGGAAAGGAATTGCTCGCGTCAGTGGCTATGGCTTTGGAGATCACTACATCCACGTCAAAGTCAAAATACCAAA gaCTTTGACAGATAGACAGAAATCTCTTTTAACGAGCTTTGCTGAGGATGAGACCGATGTAGAAGGGACGGTGAATGGAGTCACAAACACCAGCACAG GTAAGAGGTCGTCCTGGAGCTAA
- the dnaja3a gene encoding dnaJ heat shock protein family (Hsp40) member A3a isoform X2 yields the protein MMASSAVRSSSRWITVIVSSGPRRAAGFVLSSDHGSLRSFSTVGAEKLWRGASLFCGGTGKALTLRGVSDLKLPHGLYTLSFHTSTSSSSKQDFYQILGVPRTASQKEIKKAYYQMAKKYHPDTNKEDPQAKEKFAQLAEAYEVLSDEGKRKQYDTYGTAGFEAGQAGGGQQYWSGQASHVDPEELFRKIFGEFSGGRGFGDFNAIFDQPQEYIMELTFTQAAKGVNKEMSVNIEATCGRCDGKGHEPGTKVQHCHHCNGSGMETINTGPFVMRSTCRRCGGKGTVISTPCNTCRGSGQTKQRKTVVVPVPAGVEDGQTVRMPVGKKEIFITFRVQKSPVFRREGADIHSDLYVSVAQAILGGTARTQGLYETLNLSIPAGVQTDQRIRLSGKGIARVSGYGFGDHYIHVKVKIPKTLTDRQKSLLTSFAEDETDVEGTVNGVTNTSTGGGSSGEQSKGGKSRHVEKEAGFKEEGFLTKLKKLFSSS from the exons ATGATGGCGTCCTCGGCCGTTCGCAGCTCCTCACGCTGGATTACAGTCATCGTGTCCTCTGGACCTCGAAGAGCTGCCGGTTTCGTTCTGTCTTCTGACCATGGAAGCCTCCGGAGTTTTTCTACTGTGGGAGCTGAGAAGTTGTGGCGTGGGGCGAGCTTGTTTTGCGGTGGAACAGGAAAAGCGTTGACATTGAGAGGGGTGTCAG ATCTGAAGTTGCCCCATGGTCTCTACACGCTGTCCTTCCATACAAGCACATCTTCTAGCAGCAAGCAGGATTTCTATCAGATTCTTGGAGTCCCTCGCACCGCATCCCAAAAGGAGATCAAGAAAGCCTACTACCAG ATGGCCAAAAAGTACCACCCAGACACAAACAAAGAGGACCcgcaagcaaaagaaaaatttgcaCAGTTGGCTGAAGCATACGAG GTGCTTAGCGACGAAGGGAAGCGGAAGCAGTACGACACATACGGTACAGCGGGCTTTGAGGCGGGTCAGGCTGGAGGAGGGCAGCAGTACTGGAGTGGACAGGCCAGCCATGTGGACCCGGAGGAGCTTTTCCGCAAAATCTTTGGAGAATTCTCTGGAGGCCGTGGCTTCGGAGACTTCAACGCCATATTTGATCAGCCACAGGAG TACATCATGGAGCTGACGTTCACTCAGGCAGCAAAGGGAGTGAATAAGGAGATGTCTGTTAACATAGAGGCAACATGCGGGCGCTGCGATGGGAAAGGCCACGAGCCGGGGACTAAGGTTCAGCACTGCCACCACTGTAATGGCTCAGGCATG GAAACAATAAACACAGGACCATTTGTGATGCGCTCTACATGCCGGCGCTGCGGGGGGAAAGGTACAGTTATTTCAACTCCCTGTAACACCTGCCGTGGATCTGGACAAACCAAGCAGAGGAAGACTGTGGTTGTTCCTGTTCCTGCAG GAGTGGAGGATGGTCAGACAGTCAGAATGCCAGtcggaaagaaagaaatcttcATAACATTTCGG GTCCAAAAGAGTCCTGTGTTCAGGAGGGAAGGTGCAGACATTCACTCTGATCTTTACGTCTCTGTGGCTCAAGCCATTCTGGGAGGCACAGCAAGAACACAAGGGCTTTATGAAACGCTTAATTTGTCA ATCCCTGCAGGTGTCCAAACTGACCAGAGGATCCGACTGTCAGGGAAAGGAATTGCTCGCGTCAGTGGCTATGGCTTTGGAGATCACTACATCCACGTCAAAGTCAAAATACCAAA gaCTTTGACAGATAGACAGAAATCTCTTTTAACGAGCTTTGCTGAGGATGAGACCGATGTAGAAGGGACGGTGAATGGAGTCACAAACACCAGCACAG GTGGGGGCAGCAGTGGTGAGCAGTCTAAGGGAGGGAAAAGCAGGCATGTCGAGAAGGAAGCAGGGTTCAAAGAGGAGGGCTTCCTCACCAagttaaagaaattatttagcTCTTCCTAA